Proteins co-encoded in one Cynocephalus volans isolate mCynVol1 chromosome 11, mCynVol1.pri, whole genome shotgun sequence genomic window:
- the TCTA gene encoding T-cell leukemia translocation-altered gene protein: protein MVTGPRVGRGPVMAEPWYGQSLQALPATVLGALSALGNEFLREWEAQDMRVTLFKLLLLWLVLSLLGIQLAWGFYGNTVTGLYHRPGLGGQNGSTPDGATHFPSWEMATNKPLKTHRE, encoded by the exons ATGGTGACAGGACCTCGGGTGGGGCGCGGGCCAGTCATGGCGGAACCTTGGTACGGGCAGTCCTTGCAGGCTCTGCCGGCCACGGTGCTGGGCGCGCTGAGCGCCCTGGGCAACGAGTTCTTGCGGGAGTGGGAGGCGCAGGATATGCGCGTGACCCTCTTCAAGCTGCTACTGCTGTGGTTGGTGTTAAGTCTCCTGGGCATCCAGCTGGCGTGGGGGTTCTACGGGAACACGGTGACCGGGTTGTATCACCGCCCAG GTCTGGGCGGGCAGAACGGATCCACACCTGATGGCGCCACGCATTTCCCTTCCTG GGAAATGGCAACAAACAAACCTCTCAAAACACACAGAGAATAA
- the AMT gene encoding aminomethyltransferase, mitochondrial isoform X2, whose protein sequence is MVAFAGWSLPVQYQDSHIDSHLHTRRHCSLFDVSHMLQTKIFGCDRVKLMESLVVGDIAELRPNQGTLSLFTNETGGILDDLIVTNTSEGHLYVVSNAGCWDKDLARMQDKVTELQKRGSDVGLEVVDNALLALQGPTAAQVLQAGVADDLRKLPFMTSAVMEVFGMSGCRVTRCGYTGEDGVEISVPASGAVHLATALLENPEVKLAGLAARDSLRLEAGLCLYGNDIDEHTTPVEGSLSWTLGKRRRAAMDFPGAKVIVSQLKGKVQRRRVGLMCEGAPMRAHSPILSTDGTKIGTVTSGCPSPCLKKNVAMGYVPYEYSRPGTLLLVEVRRKQQMAVVSKMPFVPTNYYTLK, encoded by the exons ATGGTGGCGTTTGCGGGTTGGAGTCTGCCTGTGCAGTACCAGGACAGTCATATTGACTCACACCTGCACACACGCCGGCACTGCTCGCTCTTTGACGTGTCCCACATGCTGCAG ACCAAGATATTTGGTTGTGACCGGGTTAAGCTGATGGAGAGTCTAGTGGTTGGAGACATTGCAGAGCTAAGGCCAAACCAG GGGACACTGTCGCTGTTTACAAATGAGACTGGAGGCATCTTAGATGACTTGATTGTGACCAACACATCTGAGGGGCACCTGTATGTGGTATCCAATGCTGGCTGCTGGGACAAGGACTTGGCTCGCATGCAG GACAAAGTCACGGAGCTTCAGAAAAGGGGCAGTGATGTGGGTCTGGAAGTGGTGGATAATGCTCTGCTAGCCCTGCAAG GCCCCACTGCGGCCCAGGTGCTACAGGCCGGTGTGGCAGATGACTTGAGGAAACTGCCCTTCATGACCAGTGCTGTGATGGAAGTGTTCGGCATGTCCGGCTGCCGCGTGACCCGCTGTGGCTACACAGGAGAGGACGGTGTGGAG ATCTCAGTGCCGGCATCAGGGGCAGTCCACCTGGCAACAGCTCTGCTAGAGAACCCAGAGGTAAAGCTGGCAGGGCTGGCGGCCCGGGACAGCCTACGCCTGGAGGCAGGCCTCTGCCTGTATGGGAATGACATTGATGAACACACTACACCTGTGGAGGGCAGCCTCAGTTGGACATTGG GGAAGCGCCGCCGAGCTGCTATGGACTTCCCTGGAGCCAAGGTCATTGTttcccagctgaagggcaaggtGCAGCGGAGGCGTGTGGGGTTGATGTGTGAGGGGGCCCCAATGCGGGCACACAGTCCCATCCTGAGCACGGACGGTACCAAGATTG GTACTGTGACCAGTGGCTGCCCCTCGCCTTGCCTGAAGAAGAATGTGGCAATGGGTTATGTGCCCTATGAGTACAGTCGGCCAGGGACACTGCTGCTGGTAGAAGTACGGCGGAAGCAGCAGATGGCTGTGGTCAGCAAGATGCCCTTTGTGCCCACGAACTACTACACCCTCAAGTGA
- the AMT gene encoding aminomethyltransferase, mitochondrial isoform X1 has product MQRAASMVARVGFRLQSLPLALGRQFSCAQDVLRRTPLYDFHLAHGGKMVAFAGWSLPVQYQDSHIDSHLHTRRHCSLFDVSHMLQTKIFGCDRVKLMESLVVGDIAELRPNQGTLSLFTNETGGILDDLIVTNTSEGHLYVVSNAGCWDKDLARMQDKVTELQKRGSDVGLEVVDNALLALQGPTAAQVLQAGVADDLRKLPFMTSAVMEVFGMSGCRVTRCGYTGEDGVEISVPASGAVHLATALLENPEVKLAGLAARDSLRLEAGLCLYGNDIDEHTTPVEGSLSWTLGKRRRAAMDFPGAKVIVSQLKGKVQRRRVGLMCEGAPMRAHSPILSTDGTKIGTVTSGCPSPCLKKNVAMGYVPYEYSRPGTLLLVEVRRKQQMAVVSKMPFVPTNYYTLK; this is encoded by the exons ATGCAGCGGGCAGCGAGCATGGTGGCCCGTGTAGGCTTTCGTCTGCAGTCACTCCCCTTGGCCCTGGGTCGTCAGTTCAGTTGTGCACAG GATGTGCTCCGCAGGACACCACTCTATGACTTTCACCTGGCCCACGGTGGGAAAATGGTGGCGTTTGCGGGTTGGAGTCTGCCTGTGCAGTACCAGGACAGTCATATTGACTCACACCTGCACACACGCCGGCACTGCTCGCTCTTTGACGTGTCCCACATGCTGCAG ACCAAGATATTTGGTTGTGACCGGGTTAAGCTGATGGAGAGTCTAGTGGTTGGAGACATTGCAGAGCTAAGGCCAAACCAG GGGACACTGTCGCTGTTTACAAATGAGACTGGAGGCATCTTAGATGACTTGATTGTGACCAACACATCTGAGGGGCACCTGTATGTGGTATCCAATGCTGGCTGCTGGGACAAGGACTTGGCTCGCATGCAG GACAAAGTCACGGAGCTTCAGAAAAGGGGCAGTGATGTGGGTCTGGAAGTGGTGGATAATGCTCTGCTAGCCCTGCAAG GCCCCACTGCGGCCCAGGTGCTACAGGCCGGTGTGGCAGATGACTTGAGGAAACTGCCCTTCATGACCAGTGCTGTGATGGAAGTGTTCGGCATGTCCGGCTGCCGCGTGACCCGCTGTGGCTACACAGGAGAGGACGGTGTGGAG ATCTCAGTGCCGGCATCAGGGGCAGTCCACCTGGCAACAGCTCTGCTAGAGAACCCAGAGGTAAAGCTGGCAGGGCTGGCGGCCCGGGACAGCCTACGCCTGGAGGCAGGCCTCTGCCTGTATGGGAATGACATTGATGAACACACTACACCTGTGGAGGGCAGCCTCAGTTGGACATTGG GGAAGCGCCGCCGAGCTGCTATGGACTTCCCTGGAGCCAAGGTCATTGTttcccagctgaagggcaaggtGCAGCGGAGGCGTGTGGGGTTGATGTGTGAGGGGGCCCCAATGCGGGCACACAGTCCCATCCTGAGCACGGACGGTACCAAGATTG GTACTGTGACCAGTGGCTGCCCCTCGCCTTGCCTGAAGAAGAATGTGGCAATGGGTTATGTGCCCTATGAGTACAGTCGGCCAGGGACACTGCTGCTGGTAGAAGTACGGCGGAAGCAGCAGATGGCTGTGGTCAGCAAGATGCCCTTTGTGCCCACGAACTACTACACCCTCAAGTGA